A portion of the Streptomyces sp. YPW6 genome contains these proteins:
- a CDS encoding HNH endonuclease produces the protein MTSSQGVQCKNDARTKLGLCTAHKSRIARWGHVGKDIPIREYVRVAEIAAPRFLEGSTDEEKFWSGVSRTNDHWLWTGGICKSSGLGQLSYDGYNQTAGRVAWLIAFGELPKGTRVSSTCGEKLCVRISHLQVAYLNGEPYVDLSPIELEELAGV, from the coding sequence GTGACCAGCAGCCAGGGTGTGCAGTGCAAGAACGACGCTCGGACCAAGCTAGGGCTGTGCACGGCACACAAGAGCCGCATCGCCCGATGGGGCCACGTGGGTAAGGACATCCCGATCCGGGAGTACGTCCGGGTGGCGGAGATCGCAGCCCCGAGGTTCCTGGAGGGCTCGACCGACGAAGAGAAGTTCTGGTCCGGGGTCAGCCGGACCAACGATCACTGGCTCTGGACCGGCGGCATCTGCAAGAGCAGTGGCCTGGGCCAGCTCAGTTACGACGGCTACAACCAGACTGCCGGCCGCGTCGCGTGGCTCATAGCGTTCGGCGAGCTGCCGAAGGGCACGCGAGTTTCCTCAACCTGTGGAGAGAAGCTCTGCGTCCGGATCTCCCACCTTCAGGTGGCGTACCTCAACGGTGAGCCGTACGTGGACCTGTCCCCGATCGAGCTTGAAGAACTGGCAGGTGTGTGA
- a CDS encoding terminase — translation MLNETHHWVLGNNGHKMYETIDGNATKQDSRYLAITNAYLPGEDSVAERMRESFNKIVEGRAVGIGYLYDSIEAHPKTPLTPEALEIVLPKIRGDAVWLVPATIIQSVLDTTISASRSRRMWLNQIVAEEDALYGPEQLADILHEGAVLAPGDEIVMGFDGGKTDDATCLIALRVRDMCAFTLGVWEKPDGPRGDGWSVPRAEVDSSVHDAFRTFKVQGMYADVALWESYISEWDETYGEGLAVKSPAGKDRIGWDMRSSLKASTMAHERLMRSIFDRKLKYDGDLTLKRHTLNARRRTNNYGLSFGKESRESPRKVDAYAALMLAHECLYDLRARGKKVRQRTGRGYFI, via the coding sequence TTGCTCAACGAGACGCACCACTGGGTGCTCGGCAACAACGGGCACAAGATGTACGAGACGATCGACGGTAACGCGACCAAGCAGGACAGTCGTTACCTCGCGATCACGAACGCTTACCTGCCCGGCGAAGACTCCGTGGCCGAGCGGATGCGCGAGTCCTTCAACAAGATCGTCGAGGGCCGCGCGGTCGGCATCGGCTACCTGTACGACTCGATCGAGGCTCACCCGAAGACGCCCCTGACGCCCGAGGCGTTGGAGATCGTCCTCCCGAAGATCCGCGGTGACGCGGTCTGGCTGGTGCCAGCCACGATCATCCAGTCCGTCCTCGACACGACGATCTCAGCCAGCCGGTCACGGCGCATGTGGCTCAACCAGATCGTTGCCGAGGAAGACGCCCTGTACGGGCCCGAGCAGCTCGCCGACATCCTCCACGAGGGTGCCGTCCTGGCTCCTGGCGACGAGATCGTCATGGGCTTCGACGGCGGCAAGACCGATGACGCGACTTGCCTGATAGCTCTCCGTGTACGCGACATGTGCGCGTTCACCCTCGGAGTGTGGGAGAAGCCTGACGGCCCGCGCGGTGACGGCTGGTCCGTCCCTCGGGCCGAGGTCGACTCCTCCGTCCACGACGCGTTCCGCACCTTCAAGGTGCAGGGCATGTACGCGGATGTCGCCCTGTGGGAGTCGTACATCTCCGAGTGGGATGAGACGTACGGCGAGGGCCTGGCCGTGAAGTCACCGGCCGGCAAGGACCGGATCGGCTGGGACATGCGTTCCAGCCTGAAGGCTTCGACGATGGCGCACGAGCGCCTCATGCGGTCGATCTTCGACCGGAAGCTGAAGTACGACGGCGACCTGACGCTGAAGCGGCACACGCTCAACGCCCGGCGCCGCACGAACAACTACGGCTTGTCGTTCGGCAAGGAATCCCGCGAATCCCCCCGCAAGGTCGACGCGTACGCGGCGCTGATGCTCGCGCACGAGTGCCTGTACGACCTGCGCGCCCGTGGCAAGAAGGTCCGTCAGCGGACGGGGCGCGGTTACTTCATCTAA
- a CDS encoding phage head-tail adapter protein: protein MSSLQRRRGVPAKIFRTVERIDGRGNKILVADMEHPIEVRCALIPQRSSKAEVPGQQQINITRMIVDAELPDVTLWSRVDCLGRHWDVVTPPAYHHGTRKTRHWSIDIRERP from the coding sequence GTGAGCAGCCTCCAGCGCAGGCGCGGAGTGCCGGCCAAGATCTTCCGGACCGTCGAGCGCATCGACGGCCGAGGCAACAAGATCCTGGTCGCCGACATGGAGCACCCCATCGAGGTGCGCTGCGCCCTGATCCCTCAGCGCTCCTCGAAAGCGGAGGTGCCCGGTCAGCAGCAGATCAACATCACCCGCATGATCGTGGACGCCGAGCTGCCGGACGTGACCCTCTGGTCGCGCGTTGACTGCCTCGGTCGCCACTGGGACGTCGTCACGCCCCCGGCCTACCACCACGGCACCCGTAAGACCCGGCACTGGTCCATCGACATCCGGGAGCGGCCGTGA
- a CDS encoding phage tail assembly protein produces the protein MATFSLDDIRSAADAKYGSTDIQIDDRTTVVLRNPLRLSKAERDELGSLQDKLDGDEALDQADVLADAIRLVAKDKKIAEQLIEQIDGDLALLAQVFSTYSKGTQAGEA, from the coding sequence ATGGCCACGTTCTCTCTCGACGACATCCGCTCCGCCGCCGACGCGAAGTACGGCTCGACCGACATCCAGATCGACGACAGGACCACGGTCGTCCTGCGCAACCCGCTGCGCCTGAGCAAGGCCGAGCGCGACGAGCTGGGCTCCCTCCAGGACAAGCTCGACGGTGACGAGGCCCTCGACCAGGCCGACGTCCTGGCCGACGCGATCCGCCTGGTGGCCAAGGACAAGAAGATCGCCGAGCAGCTCATCGAACAGATCGACGGCGACCTCGCCCTCCTGGCCCAGGTCTTCAGCACCTACAGCAAGGGCACTCAGGCGGGGGAAGCCTAA
- a CDS encoding GNAT family N-acetyltransferase: protein MLKPGYTNLDPDWLAPLRERIAAEVPDATTWVYVDSVGHLVLSKIVVPRELRLQGIGTRVMELLIAEADKQAVTTTLSPTREFGSDLRRLRGFYRRFGFSTNGGRIKDYTTAHDMIRLPRTHTHH, encoded by the coding sequence ATGCTCAAGCCCGGATACACCAACCTTGACCCCGACTGGCTGGCTCCCCTGCGGGAGCGCATAGCCGCCGAGGTGCCCGACGCCACCACGTGGGTCTACGTGGACTCGGTCGGCCACCTCGTCCTCTCGAAGATCGTCGTACCGCGCGAGCTGCGGTTGCAGGGGATCGGCACCCGCGTCATGGAGCTGCTGATCGCGGAGGCCGACAAGCAGGCCGTCACGACGACTCTCTCCCCGACCCGCGAGTTCGGCTCTGACCTTCGTCGCCTGCGCGGCTTCTATCGCCGCTTCGGATTCAGCACGAACGGCGGGCGGATCAAGGACTACACCACCGCTCACGACATGATCCGCCTTCCCCGCACCCACACCCACCACTGA
- a CDS encoding helix-turn-helix domain-containing protein, producing MPVSLDKATDYLCLSEAARELGVSRATVTNWHQRHADFPEVQSLGGMSYLKRAELYAWLDHGNRWETIRKRQALAVERKPRVRTDVDQIRGLIAKHESALLRLNRELRRALTAE from the coding sequence ATGCCCGTTTCCCTCGACAAGGCAACGGACTACCTTTGCCTGTCCGAAGCAGCCCGCGAGCTGGGCGTCTCCCGTGCCACGGTCACCAACTGGCACCAACGTCATGCCGACTTCCCCGAGGTGCAGTCGCTCGGCGGTATGTCCTACCTGAAGCGTGCCGAACTGTACGCCTGGCTCGACCACGGCAACCGCTGGGAGACGATCCGGAAGCGCCAGGCGCTCGCCGTTGAGCGCAAGCCGCGCGTACGTACTGACGTGGACCAGATTCGCGGACTGATAGCGAAGCACGAGTCTGCCCTTCTGCGCTTGAACCGTGAGCTGCGTCGGGCGCTCACTGCGGAGTGA
- a CDS encoding phage portal protein, which yields MADTSPVSLARELLAILDRDEGRLARIDRFVQGKHDDPYMPAQADDEYRMLAKRAVSNWMPLLVGTPAQALYVDGFRPGSDGASLPEAPASRSVEWSHWQRSRLDARQAAIYRGALAFGHSFVLTEKTKKGVVSKGLSAQRTAALYEDPANDETPHAALTIVAWPKGEQLGKARLWDSKREYAVTFRTKTDAEGIRVGASKVHGASECPVTRFAASVDLEGRTVGVVEPMIPLQNRINQTVFDLLVAQTYASVKVRTVTGMAPPMQTEPIVENGEVVGSQVKLDANGNPMPAPVYHNARRFLFAEDPDVKFGSLDETPLGGFIESIDMSIRHWAAVSQTPPHHMLGQIANLSAEALLAAEQALARKVAEFQSVFGESWERVFRLAAEMEGNTTAADDFHGEVNWRDMESRSLAQAADALGKLAETLGIPKRALWKRVPGVTQQEYEDWVDTAEDDDSVGQLASALTRATPSVTSIGSSTRSEVLAA from the coding sequence ATGGCCGACACCAGCCCGGTTTCGCTGGCGCGGGAACTCCTCGCCATCCTTGATCGTGACGAGGGCCGGCTGGCCCGGATCGATCGCTTCGTCCAGGGCAAGCACGACGACCCGTACATGCCGGCCCAGGCCGATGACGAGTACCGGATGCTGGCCAAGAGGGCGGTGTCCAACTGGATGCCCTTGCTCGTCGGCACCCCGGCGCAGGCTTTGTACGTCGATGGTTTCCGCCCCGGCTCGGACGGTGCGAGTCTGCCCGAGGCGCCGGCCTCCCGCTCCGTGGAGTGGTCGCACTGGCAGCGCTCACGGCTCGACGCCCGCCAGGCCGCGATCTATCGCGGCGCTCTGGCGTTCGGTCACAGCTTCGTCCTGACGGAGAAGACCAAGAAGGGCGTCGTGTCGAAGGGCCTGTCCGCACAACGGACGGCCGCCCTGTACGAGGACCCCGCTAACGATGAGACCCCCCATGCGGCGCTCACCATCGTGGCTTGGCCGAAGGGCGAGCAGCTCGGCAAGGCCCGGCTGTGGGACAGCAAGCGCGAGTACGCGGTGACGTTCCGGACGAAGACCGATGCCGAGGGCATCCGCGTCGGGGCCAGCAAGGTGCACGGCGCTTCGGAGTGCCCCGTCACCCGCTTCGCGGCGTCGGTCGACCTGGAGGGCCGAACGGTCGGCGTGGTCGAGCCGATGATCCCGCTCCAGAACCGCATCAACCAAACCGTTTTCGACTTGCTGGTCGCGCAGACCTACGCCTCGGTGAAGGTGCGCACGGTGACCGGCATGGCTCCGCCCATGCAGACGGAGCCGATCGTCGAGAACGGCGAAGTCGTCGGCAGCCAGGTCAAGCTCGACGCGAACGGCAACCCGATGCCGGCGCCCGTCTACCACAACGCCCGTCGCTTCTTGTTCGCCGAGGACCCTGACGTCAAGTTCGGCAGCCTGGACGAGACCCCGCTGGGCGGGTTCATCGAGTCGATCGACATGTCCATCCGGCACTGGGCGGCCGTCTCGCAGACGCCTCCGCACCACATGCTGGGGCAGATCGCGAACCTCTCAGCCGAGGCGCTCCTGGCCGCCGAGCAGGCCCTTGCCCGCAAGGTCGCCGAGTTCCAGTCCGTATTCGGCGAGTCCTGGGAGCGGGTCTTCCGACTGGCCGCCGAGATGGAGGGCAACACCACCGCGGCCGACGACTTCCACGGGGAGGTCAACTGGCGTGACATGGAGTCCCGTTCGCTGGCGCAGGCCGCTGACGCCCTGGGCAAGCTCGCCGAGACGCTTGGCATCCCGAAGCGCGCGCTCTGGAAGCGCGTGCCAGGCGTGACCCAGCAGGAGTACGAGGACTGGGTCGACACGGCCGAGGACGACGACTCGGTTGGTCAGCTCGCGTCCGCACTGACGCGGGCCACTCCGTCCGTCACCTCGATCGGGTCATCCACCCGTAGCGAGGTGCTCGCCGCGTGA
- a CDS encoding DUF5403 family protein translates to MSIEWERSVDGKKLEQFLALMDGVQGELEVKQFEIQVRAEENLQRVKASPKTRGSVSQSSIETDRGRVDRYVILQDITTSDSASVNSALSIEVGRGAYDVTLQSPDGETISEYTVAGFEGLYILTNAANLPRKNKGGSRTRRHVTIRRKKGVKYGRPSRRN, encoded by the coding sequence GTGAGCATCGAGTGGGAGAGGTCCGTCGATGGCAAGAAGCTCGAACAGTTCCTCGCCCTGATGGACGGCGTCCAGGGCGAACTCGAAGTGAAGCAGTTCGAGATCCAGGTCCGCGCGGAGGAGAACCTCCAGCGGGTCAAGGCGAGCCCGAAGACGCGGGGCTCGGTCAGCCAGTCGAGCATCGAGACCGATCGTGGTCGGGTCGACCGGTACGTGATCCTCCAGGACATCACCACGAGCGACTCGGCCAGCGTGAACTCGGCGCTCTCGATCGAGGTAGGCCGCGGTGCCTACGACGTGACCCTCCAGAGCCCTGACGGCGAAACGATCAGCGAGTACACGGTCGCCGGTTTCGAGGGCCTCTACATCCTCACCAACGCGGCCAACCTCCCGAGGAAGAACAAGGGCGGATCGAGGACCAGGCGTCACGTCACGATCCGCCGCAAGAAGGGGGTGAAGTATGGCCGGCCTTCCCGCAGGAATTAA